A stretch of Lathyrus oleraceus cultivar Zhongwan6 chromosome 6, CAAS_Psat_ZW6_1.0, whole genome shotgun sequence DNA encodes these proteins:
- the LOC127092629 gene encoding nuclear intron maturase 3, mitochondrial, whose translation MLASLRLRRIIKITSNSHSTKLHSTLEQQQQPTEPLTTTQLKTLVLNNYANANFTNLIQNVVASPAVLFTASHNISTTPFHPHPHRFFNFDSLVQELRQNRFDVAACCVSLKSFNSPLVLPNLKLKVVIEALRMVLEAVYDQRFVTFSYGGRVGMGRHTAIRYLKNTLQNPTWWFTVRFRPHQFEPAHVDNLCFFIQSKVKDCDFIHLIKKLFECKVLVIELGGNSLGKGSPQECGLCSILMNVYFDGFDKEIQETRLRENQESPKMVDSGFGSDVFYKPVKVYAVRYLDEILVATSGGSKLMAMDLKMKVVKTLELGLSLCVDKLNTAIHSAVSEKIEFLGMELQAVPPSVLRPPMSEKAIRARKKYLRQKEVRSLEFRNARARNRRILGLKIFNHVYKKMKQSDGFKFDFSIENEVREIFKSWADEVVQEFLGSVDECQEWHRSLTAGDFLSLRHIRNQLPPELVDAYDNFQEQVDKHLNPVKLRKVLEDKERRETQKEEQKYSKGTVEDLTRFCTKVDAPVLLIRKAVRLVAFTNHMGRPRPIDFLVALEDADIIKWYAGIARRWLDFYCCCHNFKVVKTIVSYHLRFSCILTLAEKHESTKREAIKHFSKDLKVYDMNGNDEVNFPTEREVKMMGDRNLSDPKPVDGVLSLAIVRLASDEPPTHCIAHFCDKTTTVFYRIRLLQNSLNVNPLENEKWVQGMGVIHESLNQKCFPLCTDHVHDLYLGRITLQDIDCTSCVDVD comes from the coding sequence ATGCTGGCATCACTGCGTTTGAGACGAATCATAAAAATCACTTCAAATTCACACTCTACGAAACTTCACTCAACACTTGAACAGCAGCAACAACCCACAGAGCCTCTCACAACAACCCAGCTGAAAACCCTTGTTCTCAACAACTACGCTAATGCCAACTTCACTAACCTCATCCAAAACGTCGTCGCTTCACCCGCCGTCCTTTTCACCGCCTCCCATAACATCTCCACCACACCCTTTCACCCCCACCCCCACCGCTTTTTCAACTTCGATTCCTTGGTTCAAGAGCTTCGCCAAAACCGCTTCGATGTCGCTGCTTGCTGCGTTTCACTCAAATCCTTCAATTCTCCCCTGGTTTTGCCCAATTTGAAACTCAAGGTGGTCATTGAAGCCCTTAGGATGGTGTTGGAAGCTGTGTATGACCAACGGTTCGTCACGTTTTCCTATGGTGGACGCGTTGGTATGGGAAGACACACTGCTATAAGGTACTTGAAAAATACTCTTCAAAATCCTACTTGGTGGTTTACTGTTAGGTTTAGGCCTCACCAATTTGAACCTGCTCATGTCGATAACTTGTGTTTTTTCATTCAAAGTAAAGTCAAAGATTGTGATTTCATTCATTTGATTAAGAAGCTCTTTGAGTGTAAAGTTTTGGTCATTGAATTGGGTGGGAATTCTCTGGGAAAGGGCTCTCCTCAGGAATGTGGGCTGTGTTCAATTTTGATGAATGTTTACTTTGATGGCTTTGATAAAGAGATTCAAGAGACCCGGCTTCGGGAAAATCAAGAGAGTCCGAAGATGGTTGATTCAGGTTTCGGATCTGATGTGTTTTACAAGCCAGTTAAGGTGTATGCTGTTAGGTATTTGGATGAGATACTGGTTGCTACTTCAGGGGGTTCCAAATTGATGGCTATGGACTTGAAGATGAAAGTTGTGAAAACTTTGGAGCTTGGTTTAAGTTTGTGTGTTGATAAATTGAACACGGCAATTCATAGTGCTGTGTCagagaagattgagtttcttgGGATGGAATTGCAGGCTGTTCCGCCATCGGTTTTACGCCCGCCTATGTCAGAGAAAGCGATCCGGGCACGCAAGAAGTACCTTAGACAAAAGGAAGTTAGATCTCTTGAGTTCCGAAATGCTAGAGCAAGGAATAGGAGGATATTAGGGTTGAAGATATTTAATCATGTTTATAAGAAGATGAAGCAAAGTGACGGGTTTAAGTTTGACTTCAGTATTGAAAACGAAGTCCGTGAGATTTTTAAATCTTGGGCAGATGAAGTAGTGCAAGAGTTCTTGGGGAGTGTGGATGAGTGTCAAGAATGGCATCGGAGTTTAACGGCTGGGGATTTCCTTTCCTTGAGACACATTAGAAATCAGTTACCTCCTGAGCTTGTTGATGCTTATGATAACTTCCAAGAACAGGTAGATAAACATTTGAATCCTGTAAAACTCAGGAAAGTACTTGAGGACAAAGAAAGAAGAGAAACGCAAAAGGAAGAACAAAAATACTCAAAAGGAACGGTTGAGGATTTGACTAGGTTTTGTACGAAAGTTGATGCACCAGTATTACTCATAAGAAAAGCTGTTAGGTTGGTTGCGTTTACGAATCATATGGGCCGTCCAAGGCCTATTGATTTCCTTGTCGCTCTTGAGGATGCTGATATTATCAAGTGGTATGCTGGCATAGCAAGAAGGTGGCTTGACTTCTATTGCTGTTGCCACAACTTCAAGGTGGTCAAAACTATTGTAAGTTATCATTTGAGGTTCTCTTGCATCTTGACATTAGCAGAGAAGCACGAGTCCACTAAGCGTGAAGCTATAAAGCATTTCAGCAAAGATTTGAAAGTCTATGATATGAACGGAAATGATGAAGTGAATTTTCCCACGGAAAGGGAGGTTAAGATGATGGGAGATAGAAATCTTTCGGATCCAAAACCTGTAGACGGGGTTTTATCATTGGCTATAGTAAGGCTGGCATCTGATGAGCCTCCAACACATTGTATTGCCCATTTCTGTGACAAGACAACAACAGTATTTTATCGGATCCGATTGCTACAAAACAGTTTGAATGTGAACCCATTGGAGAATGAAAAATGGGTGCAAGGGATGGGCGTAATTCATGAAAGCCTGAACCAAAAGTGCTTCCCTCTCTGTACGGATCATGTACATGATTTGTACTTGGGGAGAATCACTCTTCAAGACATTGACTGCACCTCTTGTGTGGATGTGGACTGA
- the LOC127094635 gene encoding uncharacterized protein LOC127094635 produces MDRSWMQKNRLSEEYKKGVLEFLKFAETNLPESNGRFHCPCAKCVNIAPLEAHIVWEHLGVNGICQNYTKWIWHGELSDAPKASPKEEFDVEMGDRLEDMIRDIGQDSFQRANIHDTLCNDSKIPLYPNCKNFTRLSAVLRLFNLKAINSWTDKSFTQLLELLKEMLPEENMLPNRAYEAKKILCPMGIEYKKIHACPNDCILYWKDNEEKEKCPKCMTSRYKKKSDDEGCDVTTKGPPAKVLWYLPIIPRFKRLFGNLNDAKNIRWHAEERKCDGKIRHPADSLQWKKVDTLFPDFGIEPRNLRLGLSTDGMNPYGSLSSNHSSWPVLLIIYNLSPWLCMKRKHVMLSMMISGPKQPGNDIDVYLSPLIDDLRKLWDEGIDVFDSFSNETFKLRAMLFCTINDFPAYGNLSGYKVKGHKACPICEKDTCYHQLEKGKKTVYLGHRRFLNHNHPYRRLKKAFNGYQEYKVAPKALTGEEVYHRVRNISVSFGKKQKKITSNNIWKKSSVFFDLPYWSSLDVRHCIDVMHVEKNVCDSVIGTLLNIQGKTKDGLNSRLDMVKMKIREELAPQPRGNKTYLPPACHTLSKEEKRKFCQCLQGVKVPNGYSSNVKSLVSIQDLKLIGLKSHDCHILMQQLLPVAIRGILPKNVRHAITRLCLFFNDICNKVIDPDKLDEMENESIIILCQLEMFFPPSFFDIMVHLIVHLVREIRLCGPVYLRWMYPFERYMKILKGYVKNYYRPEASIVERYITEEAIEFCTDYLSDAKPVGLPKSRHDGRCDGKGTRLKVKHMGEGEVFQAHLYILNNTDEVHPYLSTHQTIVKAKNPRMTEKWVLKEHNRTFSKWFKTKIMNDDNASDTLKFLAYEPSFNVLCWSGYDINKFSFCTKSQDDKSTMQNSGVMITASSMHFSSSKDKNPVLASTAYFGVIEEIWELNYVKFKVPIFKCKWVNSNNGVQTDELGFTLVDLDKVGYKDEPFIMAAQAVQVFYVKDPSNTRWSVVLQRRNMNYSDENEDSTLDIDHNTSFSTQRPYFNDENEVDDVYAIRYDHQEGILEDNNK; encoded by the coding sequence ATGGATCGTAGTTGGATGCAAAAAAATCGCCTATCCGAGGAGTATAAGAAAGGAGTGTTAGAGTTTTTGAAATTTGCTGAAACTAATCTTCCTGAAAGTAATGGAAGATTTCACTGTCCTTGTGCTAAGTGTGTAAATATTGCACCTTTAGAGGCTCACATCGTATGGGAACACTTAGGAGTTAACGGGATTTGTCAAAATTATACAAAGTGGATATGGCATGGTGAATTGTCTGACGCGCCAAAGGCCTCTCCTAAAGAAGAGTTTGATGTAGAGATGGGTGATCGTCTAGAAGATATGATCCGTGATATTGGACAAGACTCTTTTCAACGGGCAAATATACATGATACTCTTTGCAATGACAGTAAAATCCCTTTGTATCCAAATTGTAAAAACTTCACACGACTGTCGGCTGTGCTAAGATTGTTCAATTTGAAGGCGATTAATAGTTGGACAGATAAAAGCTTCACACAATTGTTAGAGTTGTTGAAGGAAATGTTACCGGAAGAAAACATGTTGCCGAACCGGGCCTATGAGGCAAAAAAGATATTATGTCCAATGGGTATAGAATATAAGAAAATACACGCATGCCCTAATGACTGCATATTGTATTGGAAAGATAATGAAGAGAAAGAAAAATGTCCCAAGTGCATGACATCACGCTATAAGAAGAAGAGTGATGATGAAGGTTGTGATGTGACCACAAAGGGTCCTCCAGCAAAGGTGTTATGGTACCTTCCAATTATTCCAAGGTTTAAGCGATTGTTTGGTAATTTAAATGATGCGAAGAATATTAGATGGCATGCAGAAGAAAGGAAGTGTGATGGAAAAATTCGGCATCCAGCCGACTCTTTGCAATGGAAGAAGGTTGATACTTTATTTCCAGACTTTGGCATTGAACCAAGAAACCTTAGGCTTGGACTTTCTACTGATGGAATGAATCCATATGGTAGTTTAAGTAGTAACCATAGTTCATGGCCCGTTCTCTTGATTATCTATAATTTATCTCCTTGGTTGTGCATGAAGAGGAAACATGTTATGTTATCTATGATGATTTCTGGACCAAAACAACCAGGAAATGACATAGATGTTTATCTAAGCCCGTTGATTGATGACTTAAGAAAGTTGTGGGATGAAGGAATTGATGTATTTGATAGTTTTTCAAATGAAACTTTCAAATTGCGGGCTATGTTATTTTGCACCATCAATGACTTTCCAGCTTATGGTAACTTGTCTGGTTATAAAGTTAAGGGGCATAAAGCATGCCCTATATGTGAAAAAGATACATGCTACCATCAATTAGAGAAAGGAAAAAAGACTGTTTACCTTGGACACCGAAGATTTCTTAATCATAATCACCCATATCGAAGATTGAAAAAGGCTTTTAATGGATATCAGGAGTATAAAGTTGCCCCAAAGGCCTTAACTGGAGAAGAAGTCTATCATCGGGTGAGGAACATAAGTGTTAGTTTtggaaaaaaacaaaaaaagatTACAAGTAATAATATATGGAAGAAGAGTTCAGTGTTCTTTGACCTTCCATATTGGTCCAGTCTTGATGTAAGACATTGTATTGATGTAATGCATGTGGAAAAAAATGTGTGTGATAGTGTAATCGGAACACTTCTTAATATTCAAGGTAAGACCAAAGATGGTTTAAATTCTCGTTTAGATATGGTTAAGATGAAAATAAGAGAGGAGTTAGCTCCTCAACCAAGAGGTAACAAAACCTATTTGCCACCGGCGTGTCATACATTGTCAAAAGAAGAGAAAAGAAAATTTTGCCAGTGTCTACAAGGTGTGAAAGTGCCAAATGGATACTCCTCAAATGTCAAAAGTCTCGTGTCAATACAAGATCTCAAACTAATTGGTTTAAAATCTCACGATTGCCACATTTTGATGCAACAACTACTACCTGTGGCTATTCGTGGCATCTTGCCAAAAAATGTCCGACATGCCATAACTAGATTGTGCTTATTCTTTAATGATATTTGTAACAAAGTGATTGACCCTGATAAATTGGACGAGATGGAAAACGAGTCAATTATTATCTTGTGTCAGTTGGAGATGTtttttcctccttcattttttGACATCATGGTTCACTTGATTGTTCATCTAGTTAGAGAGATTAGATTGTGTGGTCCTGTTTATTTAAGGTGGATGTATCCTTTTGAACGATACATGAAGATATTGAAAGGCTATGTGAAGAATTATTATCGTCCTGAAGCATCTATTGTTGAAAGGTACATCACAGAAGAAGCCATTGAATTTTGTACAGACTATTTGTCAGATGCAAAACCTGTAGGACTACCCAAGTCTCGTCATGATGGAAGATGTGACGGTAAGGGTACACGTCTAAAGGTTAAGCATATGGGCGAAGGGGAAGTTTTTCAAGCACATTTGTATATATTGAATAACACTGACGAGGTTCATCCATACTTGAGTACACATCAAACCATTGTCAAAGCTAAAAACCCTCGTATGACTGAAAAATGGGTGTTGAAAGAGCATAACAGAACATTCTCAAAATGGTTTAAAACCAAGATTATGAATGATGATAATGCTTCTGATACATTAAAGTTTCTAGCATACGAGCCTAGCTTTAATGTTTTATGTTGGAGTGGGTACGATATAAATAAGTTTTCTTTTTGTACAAAATCACAGGATGACAAGAGTACCATGCAAAATAGTGGGGTAATGATAACAGCTTCTTCAATGCACTTTTCTAGTTCAAAGGATAAAAACCCTGTCTTGGCATCCACAGCTTACTTTGGCGTTATAGAAGAGATATGGGAGCTCAATTATGTTAAGTTTAAAGTTCCTATTTTTAAATGTAAATGGGTTAATAGTAACAATGGTGTGCAAACTGATGAATTAGGATTTACATTGGTGGACCTTGATAAGGTAGGATATAAGGATGAACCTTTTATCATGGCAGCTCAAGCAGTACAAGTATTTTATGTAAAAGATCCCTCGAACACTAGGTGGTCTGTTGTCCTCCAAAGAAGAAACATGAATTATAGTGATGAAAATGAAGATTCAACTCTAGACATTGATCACAATACTTCTTTTTCAACACAAAGGCCTTATTTTAATGATGAAAATGAAGTTGATGATGTTTATGCCATTCGTTATGATCATCAAGAAGGGATTTTGGAGGATAATAACAAATAA
- the LOC127092819 gene encoding uncharacterized protein LOC127092819: MGERLKQFKTLLSNVYIFGKGDKHGNTTPFEKYKFIKEEDWDLFVQTRQKEDFQEKRLKGKTHASKNIHPHILSRGGYEKLRATVMEERRKKVIEEAKGDESLMVDPPELKRYEAWLMARQKPSGNFTSEATNLVASKIGELVEKNTQGTIVFEGRDDILTVALGINEHPGRIRTAPRGVSFKKFYGKSSRSTLGGVSQDDLLAHLQALEQKMNIDFQHKLQKHLQQQRTELQQQMQKEMQEERAQIQQGMKLLQQMQLELRSERPKEMFIKEHVESVGTSTNGSCSKVMTTEDLTKKMDASEDYLKKINNLKENSFSLDLDHETSELSVFIDRVDLNELTSGIKWLSTSILSLWCTYLHRMCISKNFNKLFGFLDPNRILVHTKPAEVIQTYIQNKLDGEPKKCYLGPLLNSNHWQLFVICPEDNIIFWFCSLNRSPKKNIKVILEGALEGYHLLRGIKKKKPNWKNIMGHQQDNGWACGYYVMKNMFDIIDACIVERFNEIFTDTSSYEKESIDHIRQLWAQFFLQKVEEQENQEKKDLMTKQKRLKKTYI; the protein is encoded by the exons ATGGGGGAACGATTGAAGCAATTTAAGACATTGCTCTCAAATGTCTATATATTTGGGAAAGGAGATAAGCATGGAAATACAACTCCATTTGAAAAGTATAAATTTATCAAAGAAGAAGATTGGGATTTGTTTGTCCAGACTCGACAAAAAGAAGATTTTCAA GAGAAAAGGCTAAAAGGAAAGACACATGCATCAAAGAATATCCACCCTCATATTTTGTCTCGTGGTGGTTATGAAAAACTTAGGGCCACCGTAATGGAAGAGAGGAGGAAAAAAGTGATTGAAGAGGCCAAAGGTGATGAAAGTTTGATGGTTGACCCTCCCGAACTAAAGCGATATGAGGCATGGTTGATGGCTCGACAGAAGCCATCGGGAAATTTTACATCTGAGGCAACAAACTTAGTAGCATCTAAGATT GGAGAGTTAGTGGAAAAAAATACACAAGGTACTATTGTCTTTGAAGGGCGTGACGATATCTTGACTGTTGCCCTTGGAATAAATGAACACCCTGGTCGGATCCGCACTGCTCCTAGGGGTGTGAGCTTTAAGAAATTCTATGGAAAAAGTTCACGCTCCACCTTAGGAGGTGTCTCTCAAGATGACCTTCTAGCCCACCTTCAAGCCTTGGAGCAAAAAATGAATATAGATTTCCAACATAAATTACAAAAACatctccaacaacaaagaacAGAGCTCCAACAACAAATGCAAAAAGAGATGCAAGAGGAGAGAGCTCAAATCCAACAAGGAATGAAACTCCTACAACAGATGCAATTGGAGCTCCGCTCCGAGAGGCCTAAAGAGATGTTTATAAAAGAG CATGTAGAATCTGTGGGTACGAGCACTAACGGAAGTTGCTCAAAGGTTATGACTACTGAAGATTTAACTAAAAAAATGGATGCTTCTGAAGATTACCTCAAAAAGATTAACAATCTCAAGGAAAATTCATTCTCTCTAGATTTGGATCATGAAACAAGTGAACTCTCAGTTTTTATTGATAGGGTGGATCTTAATGAATTAACTTCCGGTATTAAATGGCTATCCACATCTATCTTGTCTTTATGGTGCAC ATATCTACATCGCATGTGTATCTCCAAGAATTTCAACAAACTATTTGGGTTTCTCGATCCAAATAGGATACTAGTTCACACAAAACCGGCCGAAGTTATTCAAACATACATACAAAATAAGTTGGATGGAGAGCCAAAAAAATGTTATTTAGGACCATTGCTAAATAG CAATCACTGGCAATTGTTTGTCATTTGTCCTGAAGATAatattattttttggttttgttcaTTAAACAGATCTCCTAAGAAAAATATTAAGGTCATATTGGAGGG AGCTCTAGAAGGTTATCATTTATTAAGAGGTATTAAGAAGAAGAAGCCTAATTGGAAGAATATTATG GGGCATCAACAAGATAACGGATGGGCATGTGGATATTATGTCAtgaaaaatatgtttgacattATTGATGCTTGTATTGTTGAAAGATTCAATGAG ATATTCACAGACACCTCATCATATGAAAAAGAGTCAATTGATCACATCCGACAACTTTGGGCTCAATTCTTTTTGCAAAAGGTTGAAGAGCAAGAGAACCAGGAAAAGAAAGATTTAATGACAAAACAGAAGCGATTAAAAAAAActtatatatag